The Leucobacter chromiiresistens genome has a window encoding:
- a CDS encoding amino acid ABC transporter ATP-binding protein, which yields MTENTATHTGTPAIEVAGLRKSFGSNEVLTGIDLVVAEGEVVSVIGPSGSGKSTLLRCLNRLEEPSGGSVVVSGMELTSQQADINVVRQNIGMVFQHFNLFPNMTVLENIMLAPVDLKKKSKNEARDAALSLLERVGLSEKGDARPASLSGGQKQRVAIARALAMEPKIMLFDEATSALDPEMVGEVLQVIRDLAASGMTMVLVTHEMGFAREVCDRVVFMDGGAVVEEGAPEQVFGDPQQARTREFLSKVL from the coding sequence GTGACCGAGAACACGGCAACGCACACGGGCACTCCGGCGATCGAGGTCGCGGGACTGCGCAAGTCGTTCGGCAGCAACGAGGTGCTCACGGGCATCGACCTCGTCGTGGCGGAGGGGGAGGTGGTCTCCGTGATCGGACCCTCGGGATCGGGCAAGTCGACCCTGCTCCGGTGCCTCAACCGCCTCGAGGAGCCGAGCGGGGGCTCGGTCGTGGTGAGCGGCATGGAGCTCACCTCGCAGCAGGCCGACATCAACGTGGTGCGGCAGAACATCGGCATGGTGTTCCAGCACTTCAACCTGTTCCCGAACATGACGGTGCTCGAGAACATCATGCTCGCCCCGGTCGACCTGAAGAAGAAGTCGAAGAACGAGGCCCGCGATGCGGCGCTGTCGCTGCTCGAGCGCGTCGGGCTCTCCGAGAAGGGGGACGCCCGACCGGCGTCGCTCTCGGGCGGGCAGAAGCAGCGCGTCGCGATTGCGCGTGCGCTCGCGATGGAGCCGAAGATCATGCTGTTCGACGAGGCGACGTCGGCGCTCGACCCCGAGATGGTGGGGGAGGTGCTGCAGGTGATCCGCGATCTCGCGGCCTCGGGCATGACGATGGTGCTGGTCACCCACGAGATGGGCTTCGCGCGCGAGGTGTGCGATCGCGTCGTGTTCATGGACGGGGGCGCCGTGGTGGAGGAGGGCGCACCCGAGCAGGTGTTCGGCGATCCGCAGCAGGCGCGCACGCGGGAGTTCCTCTCGAAGGTGCTGTGA